From a region of the Cucumis sativus cultivar 9930 chromosome 6, Cucumber_9930_V3, whole genome shotgun sequence genome:
- the LOC101222375 gene encoding MLO-like protein 12 isoform X1: MASLERTPTWAVATVCFLLILISISTEYLLHFLVKRFFSIKRRKSLRQALDNIKSELMLLGFVSLLLTVSEKGIANICIPKSLNHKFLPCHTINFNSTYFLEEPKCDSQGKASLLSRDGAKQVKYLIICLAFVHIFSSLLSYSLGIAKMRRWQSWEAKTRTLEYQFTTDPRRFQFARQTSFGKRHLKFWSDHHILRWPACFVRQFYESVSAADYLTLRHGFITAHLGEGTNFDFQKYITRALDNDFSVVVGISWWVWVFSVIFIFFSAHGFHSYLWLPFIPLLMLLLVGTKLQGIMTEMCLDSHEKSHVVRGTLLVRPSDHYFWLGRPKLLLYFIHFIFFQNSFQLAFFAWAWLKFGLRSCFQREIADLVIGVSVGVLVQFICGYVTLPLYALVAQMGSSMKKTVFTEGVVEGLRKWKGRAKKKVARRQRGQHGCDYNFSQSPPRTSVDAGVDSPPSFRLEATPMASVDYYGRLQLAGANNNKQYNNNNNSCSAAVSVNGDEDKLKGKKPIEEADQKSISLDAFDWANKIHRNFSRHAM; encoded by the exons atgGCGAGTTTGGAACGAACCCCCACATGGGCAGTGGCCACTGTCTGCTTTTTGTTGATTctcatttccatttccacAGAATATTTGCTTCACTTTCTTGTCAAACGG ttTTTCAGCATCAAAAGAAGGAAATCCCTCAGGCAAGCTCTCGACAATATCAAATCCG AATTGATGCTTTTGGGATTTGTATCGCTGTTATTGACGGTGAGCGAGAAAGGAATTGCTAACATTTGCATTCCTAAGAGTTTGAATCACAAATTTCTGCCCTGTCACACTATCAACTTCAATTCCACTTACTTCTTGGAAGAACCCAAGTGTGATTCACAG GGGAAAGCTTCATTGCTGTCTAGAGATGGTGCAAAGCAAGTTAAGTATTTGATCATTTGTTTAGCCTTTGTTCATATCTTCTCCAGTCTACTCAGCTATAGTCTTGGAATCGCCAAG ATGAGAAGATGGCAGTCTTGGGAAGCAAAAACCAGAACTTTGGAATATCAATTTACAACTg aTCCAAGAAGATTTCAATTTGCTCGTCAAACATCCTTTGGCAAGAGGCATCTTAAATTCTGGAGTGACCACCACATTCTTCGATGGCCG GCCTGTTTTGTTAGACAATTTTATGAATCTGTGTCTGCAGCTGATTATCTCACTCTTAGACATGGTTTCATTACG GCCCATCTTGGAGAAGGAACCAACTTTGACTTCCAAAAGTATATAACAAGAGCTCTAGATAATGATTTCAGTGTCGTTGTGGGAATCAG TTGGTGGGTTTGGGTGTTTTCTGTAATCTTCATATTCTTCAGTGCACATG GGTTTCACAGCTATCTATGGCTTCCCTTTATTCCATTATTA ATGCTTTTGTTGGTTGGGACAAAATTACAAGGGATTATGACGGAGATGTGTTTGGATAGCCATGAGAAGTCTCATGTCGTTCGAGGAACTCTGCTTGTTAGGCCCAGTGACCATTATTTTTGGTTGGGCCGCCCCAAATTGCTTCTCTATTTCATacacttcattttcttccag AATTCATTCCAATTAGCATTTTTTGCATGGGCATGG CTGAAATTTGGGCTGAGATCGTGCTTTCAAAGAGAGATAGCAGATTTGGTAATAGGAGTTTCTGTCGGGGTGTTGGTGCAGTTCATTTGTGGTTATGTTACTCTGCCTCTCTATGCACTTGTGGCTCAG atgGGGAGTTCGATGAAGAAAACGGTATTCACGGAGGGGGTGGTTGAGGGCCTGAGGAAATGGAAAGGGAGAGCGAAGAAAAAGGTTGCTCGAAGGCAAAGAGGCCAACATGGCTGCGACTACAACTTCTCACAGTCGCCGCCGCGGACATCAGTTGACGCCGGCGTTGACTCGCCGCCATCTTTCAGACTGGAGGCGACGCCCATGGCATCAGTGGATTATTATGGTCGTTTACAACTGGCGGGtgccaataataataaacaatacaacaacaacaacaacagtTGTTCTGCTGCGGTTTCAGTTAATGGCGATGAGGATAAACTAAAAGGCAAAAAACCAATCGAAGAGGCGGATCAGAAGTCCATCTCATTGGATGCCTTTGATTGGGCTAACAAAATACACCGTAATTTTTCAAGACATGCAATGTag
- the LOC101222375 gene encoding MLO-like protein 12 isoform X2 — MASLERTPTWAVATVCFLLILISISTEYLLHFLVKRFFSIKRRKSLRQALDNIKSELMLLGFVSLLLTVSEKGIANICIPKSLNHKFLPCHTINFNSTYFLEEPKCDSQGKASLLSRDGAKQVKYLIICLAFVHIFSSLLSYSLGIAKMRRWQSWEAKTRTLEYQFTTDPRRFQFARQTSFGKRHLKFWSDHHILRWPACFVRQFYESVSAADYLTLRHGFITAHLGEGTNFDFQKYITRALDNDFSVVVGISWWVWVFSVIFIFFSAHGFHSYLWLPFIPLLMLLLVGTKLQGIMTEMCLDSHEKSHVVRGTLLVRPSDHYFWLGRPKLLLYFIHFIFFQNSFQLAFFAWAWI, encoded by the exons atgGCGAGTTTGGAACGAACCCCCACATGGGCAGTGGCCACTGTCTGCTTTTTGTTGATTctcatttccatttccacAGAATATTTGCTTCACTTTCTTGTCAAACGG ttTTTCAGCATCAAAAGAAGGAAATCCCTCAGGCAAGCTCTCGACAATATCAAATCCG AATTGATGCTTTTGGGATTTGTATCGCTGTTATTGACGGTGAGCGAGAAAGGAATTGCTAACATTTGCATTCCTAAGAGTTTGAATCACAAATTTCTGCCCTGTCACACTATCAACTTCAATTCCACTTACTTCTTGGAAGAACCCAAGTGTGATTCACAG GGGAAAGCTTCATTGCTGTCTAGAGATGGTGCAAAGCAAGTTAAGTATTTGATCATTTGTTTAGCCTTTGTTCATATCTTCTCCAGTCTACTCAGCTATAGTCTTGGAATCGCCAAG ATGAGAAGATGGCAGTCTTGGGAAGCAAAAACCAGAACTTTGGAATATCAATTTACAACTg aTCCAAGAAGATTTCAATTTGCTCGTCAAACATCCTTTGGCAAGAGGCATCTTAAATTCTGGAGTGACCACCACATTCTTCGATGGCCG GCCTGTTTTGTTAGACAATTTTATGAATCTGTGTCTGCAGCTGATTATCTCACTCTTAGACATGGTTTCATTACG GCCCATCTTGGAGAAGGAACCAACTTTGACTTCCAAAAGTATATAACAAGAGCTCTAGATAATGATTTCAGTGTCGTTGTGGGAATCAG TTGGTGGGTTTGGGTGTTTTCTGTAATCTTCATATTCTTCAGTGCACATG GGTTTCACAGCTATCTATGGCTTCCCTTTATTCCATTATTA ATGCTTTTGTTGGTTGGGACAAAATTACAAGGGATTATGACGGAGATGTGTTTGGATAGCCATGAGAAGTCTCATGTCGTTCGAGGAACTCTGCTTGTTAGGCCCAGTGACCATTATTTTTGGTTGGGCCGCCCCAAATTGCTTCTCTATTTCATacacttcattttcttccag AATTCATTCCAATTAGCATTTTTTGCATGGGCATGG ATTTGA